One Chloroflexota bacterium genomic window, ATCTTGATTCTCTGGAAAATTCGATTTGTGCCAAACAACTATCCAGCTTGCATAGGTGCGTTTGCTAAGACGGCCTAGGCGGGCAAAGACCGGTCGTTCAACTTGGATTATTGACGGGGGGGCGCGTTGTACCGTGCCCTGGCGTTGTATCATGCCTCGGCATTTCCTCTGGCTGCGGATCTTGTTGAGTCCCTTCGCCTAGCAGATACTTTACAATATCCTCCCAATTGTCTTTGAAAAAGTCACCAAGATTGTCTAATAAGGTTTGACTGGTGGGCCAACCAAGATCTGCATGACCAAGCGTACGATCAAAATGAATCAGAAATTCTCCGTTCTCGGTGGGACTAGCCTTTGATTTTTCGTTAAATAATCCCACCCGATCCCCTGTTTTTACAGGGGTACCAATTGGTCCTCCTATAATTCTCCATTCACATGATGGGTCGTTTTTAAATTTCAAGTTGATCCCGTATGTTCGTACCTCAAAATTAATCCATGTGGGTTGTCCACCGGTGCCAATCGCAATGGTCTCCCCGTACTTGATGGGTTCTGTGTTGTCATTACACCGTGTAAAAATCCACCGCTCAATCTGTTGGCTTGTTTTATCCAAGTTAATGCCGAACGTCTGATGGGCATATCTTAGGAACTGGTTTATCTTCGTGTTCTTCAGAGCGTATTTGTTAACCAAATCCTCCGAGAACGCCTTTGCGGGAAGAACAGGACCGGTAGTACCTGCCTGAAAGATCATCCACTGAAAAACTTCTTCCTTTGCTTTCTCAATAGTTGCAGGATCTATTGTGTTAGGCATTTTAATCCCTCCTAGGATTAGGTGAACAGCATTTTGGATAAACTTTACACGTAGTATACGGTATAATCACATTTTGTGAATAGTTGAAATCAACTATTTTCTCGCACTTAGGATTGCCCGATGCGCTGCCAGTATTTGCTTGCCGCCTCCGTTCGATTTCGAACCTCCAGCCGGTCAAATAGGTTCTGCATGTGATTTTGCACTGTGAATCGACTAATACAAAGTGTGCTGGCAATCGCTTTGTTATCTTGTCCATTGGCGACAAGAGCGAGTACTTCTTCTTCACGTTCAGTCAAGTTATCGAACAGTCGCATAGTGTACCTCGTTTCAAGTCAATAGTTGAGAGTTTGGCAGGTGGGTCCGTAATATCGGCGAAAGTCGCGGCTGCTCTATTTTTGGCTGAGGCGTCCTACAATGCCGAGCATGCTTACGAACCCACCAAAACTTCTCTGTACGCTGGGTTGAGTGGAATACTTATTGCTTTCTTGGATCATCCGCCGAGTTGACGTAGGTGATACCCCAGGGTCCCGTTCCGTTGAGTTGCACGATCGTTTCCTCTTTGGTCCAGACAAAGTGATTCGTCTTGGGCTGCATGATGATGATGCTTCCAGCACCCAAGGCAGTCGTCTTTTGAGCGTCGAGCATATCCCCCATGCCAATGTTAAACGTGCCGGACAACACGGTCACGCGTTCGACGGCTGGATGCGAATGCGCGGGAAGCTTATAGTCCGCTGGGAGCTTGATGCGGACTGTGAACGGCACCGCTTCCGTCAAGGGTCCTTCGATGACAGCAATTTGTGCGCCCTTCGGCAGCGATGGCACATCCGCCCACTTCAAGTCATTCGGCATGACCATGAGATGCGCAGGCAAGTTCGATGCCGCTGGTGCGCTGGCTGGCAGAACTGCTGCCGGCGGCGGACTGGTCGGCGCGGGTGGGACGGGCGTTGCGGTTGGCGCGGGCGCGCACGCCGCGAGCAACACAGTTGCAATCACAAACACTATCGAAATACCTTTCGTAAGCATGTCTCCCTCCTTCGGAGAATGTGACGACCGATCATCAGTCGTCTTGAGTATTTGACACAGTCACATTAAATAGTTGATGTCCACGATTCGATGGGCGCTACCTCACAGTGAGATTGTAGGTGATATCCAAAGTGAAACTAAAGTCAAACCCATGCTCGGCTTGAGTGAATACCGCGGAGCCATGGAAATGGATTGTGTGTTTGCCCGCCGAGAGTGGAGTCAACATCAAAAAGTATCCATCTGAAACTGCCGGACTGATTG contains:
- a CDS encoding cupin domain-containing protein, with protein sequence MVMPNDLKWADVPSLPKGAQIAVIEGPLTEAVPFTVRIKLPADYKLPAHSHPAVERVTVLSGTFNIGMGDMLDAQKTTALGAGSIIIMQPKTNHFVWTKEETIVQLNGTGPWGITYVNSADDPRKQ
- a CDS encoding response regulator transcription factor, whose amino-acid sequence is MRLFDNLTEREEEVLALVANGQDNKAIASTLCISRFTVQNHMQNLFDRLEVRNRTEAASKYWQRIGQS